The following are from one region of the Alicyclobacillus fastidiosus genome:
- a CDS encoding DUF4395 domain-containing protein, with product MVIVPNSIPRPLVRTNQWMIVLSVLASWISGLTWLMLIPFMAGMSGVLFNFNPIMRLAKVFLKKPMSSYIPEDKQQQQFNQWIAIICLFVSMVGFALHWRVIGFVFSALVFLSALIAICGFCIGCFIRFQWLRFRQRRQAHR from the coding sequence ATTGTGATCGTTCCGAATTCAATTCCTCGGCCATTGGTGCGCACCAATCAATGGATGATTGTCTTAAGTGTACTTGCGTCCTGGATCAGCGGGCTAACGTGGCTCATGTTGATCCCGTTCATGGCTGGTATGTCTGGGGTGCTATTCAACTTCAACCCGATTATGAGGTTGGCGAAGGTGTTCTTGAAAAAGCCAATGTCATCTTACATTCCGGAAGACAAGCAGCAACAACAGTTCAATCAGTGGATAGCTATCATCTGCTTATTTGTCAGCATGGTCGGATTTGCGTTGCACTGGAGGGTGATCGGCTTCGTATTCTCGGCGCTCGTCTTTCTGTCGGCGCTGATCGCCATCTGTGGCTTTTGTATAGGCTGCTTTATCCGGTTTCAGTGGCTTCGCTTTCGACAACGAAGACAGGCACACCGATAA
- a CDS encoding beta-eliminating lyase-related protein, which yields MAKQNRLLDAFKQTKYQVIGHGSRNVQTLIDSLQTVDGQQDSDVYGKGAIIEGFQTKIAQFLGKEDAVFFPSGTMAQQIALRIWCDQKGIGKVAYHPLCHLEIHEEDGLKTLHSIESVLLADRDRLIEFEDVLEMDEDVSCLLLELPQREIGGQLPDYETLESISALCREKGIKLHLDGARLFEILPHYQKTAAEICDLFDSVYVSFYKGLGGIAGAILAGDTAFIQESIVWKRRHGGDLISLYPYILSADYYFHLRINKMEQYYVEAKELAGMFNRCHAVSTKPVIPMSNMFHVHMELPKEKVEALFLELYESTGIGLTSSVREIDDQSCYFEVSIGDQYGSIPKETLDRAFNLLDVRLAAEH from the coding sequence ATGGCAAAACAAAATCGTTTATTAGATGCGTTTAAACAAACAAAATATCAGGTGATCGGTCATGGCAGCAGAAATGTTCAGACCCTGATAGACTCCCTGCAGACAGTAGATGGGCAACAAGATAGCGATGTCTATGGGAAAGGTGCCATCATCGAGGGCTTCCAAACTAAGATTGCGCAGTTTCTAGGTAAAGAAGACGCGGTATTTTTCCCAAGTGGGACGATGGCTCAACAGATTGCCTTGAGAATCTGGTGTGATCAAAAGGGAATTGGGAAAGTGGCCTATCACCCCTTGTGTCACTTGGAAATCCACGAAGAAGACGGCTTGAAGACGTTACACAGCATCGAATCGGTTCTACTGGCGGATAGAGATCGATTGATCGAATTCGAGGATGTCCTAGAGATGGACGAGGATGTTAGCTGCTTGTTGCTGGAACTCCCCCAACGCGAGATCGGCGGCCAATTGCCGGACTACGAAACCTTAGAGTCGATTTCCGCATTGTGCCGAGAGAAAGGCATCAAACTGCACTTAGATGGCGCTAGACTATTCGAAATACTACCGCATTATCAAAAGACGGCCGCCGAGATTTGCGATTTGTTCGATAGCGTCTACGTCTCCTTTTACAAGGGACTAGGCGGCATCGCAGGCGCAATTCTCGCAGGCGACACTGCTTTCATACAAGAATCTATCGTGTGGAAGAGGCGTCACGGTGGAGATTTAATCAGTCTTTATCCATATATCCTCAGTGCCGATTACTATTTTCACCTTCGCATCAATAAGATGGAACAATATTATGTGGAGGCGAAAGAACTTGCAGGGATGTTCAACCGGTGTCACGCCGTTTCTACCAAACCTGTCATCCCTATGAGCAACATGTTCCATGTCCATATGGAGCTTCCGAAGGAGAAAGTTGAAGCGCTGTTCCTTGAGCTATACGAATCCACAGGTATTGGGCTTACAAGCAGCGTAAGAGAGATCGACGACCAATCGTGTTACTTCGAAGTCAGCATTGGCGACCAGTACGGGAGCATTCCAAAAGAGACATTAGACCGCGCCTTCAATCTCCTGGACGTCCGACTGGCTGCCGAGCATTGA